The Flavobacterium marginilacus genome window below encodes:
- a CDS encoding PepSY-associated TM helix domain-containing protein yields MNFKKATRQIHLWLGLATGIVVFIVCITAAVWAFSPEIESATQPYRHVIPQDKPFLSISELKTIAQKQLPQKKVNRISFEGKEKAATADFYGDGYYYTAYINPYDGKVLAFINNENGFFRWVIEGHYELWMGEFGGEIVRWSTLIFVVMLITGIVLWWPKNKAARKQRFKVKMGTSPKRLNYDLHNVLGFYASWIVIFGALTGLVWTFECVSDTEYWLASGGAKKVEYPNPIAKKPQNLTLEQKGIDSVFISKIKEYNNPHSASVSFPETDSTAYNISIYPNQSGYDNDDFYYNQYTFKEIPVKAYGKYANANSGEIASRMNYDIHIGSIFGLTGRIAMFLAVLIGASLPITGFYIWLGRNNKKKTK; encoded by the coding sequence ATGAACTTTAAAAAAGCAACCCGACAAATTCACTTATGGCTCGGACTAGCCACAGGAATAGTCGTTTTTATTGTCTGTATTACCGCAGCAGTTTGGGCATTTTCGCCAGAAATAGAAAGTGCAACACAACCATACAGACACGTTATTCCGCAAGACAAACCCTTTTTGAGCATTTCAGAACTCAAAACAATTGCTCAAAAACAATTACCACAAAAGAAAGTAAACAGAATCAGTTTTGAAGGAAAAGAAAAAGCCGCAACAGCCGATTTTTATGGTGATGGTTATTATTACACTGCTTATATCAACCCTTACGACGGAAAGGTTTTGGCTTTTATCAATAACGAAAATGGCTTTTTTAGATGGGTTATAGAAGGACATTACGAATTATGGATGGGTGAATTTGGAGGCGAAATTGTACGTTGGTCAACGCTTATTTTTGTAGTAATGTTGATTACTGGAATTGTTCTTTGGTGGCCAAAAAATAAAGCAGCCCGCAAACAGCGTTTCAAAGTCAAAATGGGAACTTCGCCCAAACGACTTAATTATGATTTGCATAATGTTTTAGGATTTTATGCCTCGTGGATAGTTATATTTGGAGCACTTACTGGCTTGGTCTGGACTTTTGAATGTGTAAGTGATACCGAATATTGGCTAGCCAGCGGTGGTGCAAAAAAAGTAGAATATCCAAATCCTATTGCGAAAAAACCACAAAATTTAACTTTAGAGCAAAAAGGAATAGACAGTGTTTTTATATCAAAAATAAAAGAATACAACAATCCACATTCGGCATCGGTAAGTTTTCCAGAAACCGACAGTACTGCTTACAATATATCGATATATCCAAATCAATCTGGCTATGATAATGATGATTTTTATTATAATCAGTACACCTTTAAAGAAATCCCTGTAAAAGCGTACGGCAAATATGCTAATGCCAATAGTGGAGAAATAGCCAGCCGTATGAATTATGACATTCATATCGGAAGTATTTTTGGTTTAACAGGTAGGATTGCAATGTTTTTGGCTGTGCTTATTGGGGCTTCTTTACCTATTACTGGCTTCTACATTTGGTTGGGACGAAATAATAAAAAGAAAACCAAATAG
- a CDS encoding TonB-dependent receptor, whose amino-acid sequence MKSKLIIPKYLLLVTIAFFGIIASAQQKTGTIKGTITTSEGTPATPVSIKIKETKKNTVTDSNGEFEISNLANGTYQLTATLVGQESQKRTVTIEQGNTVTLNIQLKSSEQQLNEVVITSNKKYVAEKVSSSLRLNAELIEIPQNIMVTTRQTILDYGALNKNDMIRSVSGITKTYGNDLDSSLLIRGTDATYGTYRNGVGGPIWWNAQEDASMIERIEFVKGPAGFMLANSEPGGLVNTVTKQPTHTRINEVSFGLGSFNMMRASLDLGGELSKNGKLTYRFNTGYQQSAQFYKLGNFNRFFIAPVLKYEFDENTCLTVEHNYVKAVTAHNNFEQITINKKFFALPIDMAMNDPNVGNYLGADVYNRAHLQHKINENWKLNAQTAYMTTDWDGMSLYVNSLSPTKDTIYRTVSKSDWFGKLFNTQLFLDGKFNTGKKLEHKVLIGLDYGSGSEGSTYGGDYSNAKRLQLSINNPTYYVSKDSLRYIPADNVGSWMSTNKWQAIYVQDHLKIAEKFIITLAGRYTKLITGQDYNTAEDPEYEIATNKFTPRFGLTYLLSDKISFFGLYDESFLPQRGAVYGAGRLKPLTGSNTEFGIKGLFLNKQLVLNASFYNIKKNDVGISDPIHDSFYLQTGQVTSTGVEFDIVGQITQNLSINANYSFTNARVTKDSNPNLIGIENRGTPDQTFNSFIKYKINEGVFNGLGFGFGSQYMGKRSAVYTGWGDEFGNKYLPTYTIFDASVSYTYKKWNIGFNLYNLTNKKYVSSGYYNPDADEFIFAPGSPINFRLQTAVRF is encoded by the coding sequence ATGAAATCAAAATTAATAATACCAAAATATTTATTACTTGTAACAATCGCATTCTTTGGGATTATAGCTTCTGCCCAACAAAAAACGGGAACTATAAAAGGCACAATTACAACATCTGAAGGCACACCAGCAACGCCCGTTAGTATAAAAATTAAAGAAACCAAGAAAAACACTGTTACAGACAGCAATGGCGAATTTGAAATAAGCAACCTTGCCAATGGTACATACCAGCTTACTGCCACACTTGTTGGACAAGAATCTCAAAAACGCACGGTAACAATAGAACAGGGAAATACAGTAACCCTAAACATTCAACTCAAGTCTTCAGAACAGCAACTGAACGAAGTTGTTATTACAAGTAACAAAAAGTATGTAGCCGAAAAAGTATCTTCTTCCCTGCGACTTAATGCAGAGCTTATCGAGATTCCGCAAAATATTATGGTTACCACAAGACAAACCATTCTGGATTATGGAGCTTTGAATAAAAACGATATGATACGCTCTGTGAGTGGTATTACCAAAACCTACGGAAATGATTTAGATTCCAGTCTTTTGATTAGAGGAACAGATGCAACTTATGGTACGTATCGCAACGGTGTTGGAGGGCCAATTTGGTGGAATGCCCAAGAAGATGCGTCAATGATTGAACGAATTGAGTTTGTAAAAGGGCCTGCTGGATTTATGCTTGCCAATTCTGAACCAGGGGGTTTAGTTAATACTGTTACCAAACAACCTACTCACACTCGCATTAACGAAGTTAGCTTTGGTCTTGGAAGTTTTAATATGATGCGAGCTTCATTAGATTTAGGGGGAGAATTATCCAAAAACGGAAAACTAACCTATCGTTTTAATACAGGATACCAGCAAAGTGCACAGTTTTATAAATTAGGAAATTTTAATCGTTTTTTTATTGCTCCTGTTTTGAAATATGAATTTGATGAAAATACCTGTTTAACTGTTGAACATAATTATGTAAAGGCAGTTACGGCTCATAATAATTTTGAGCAAATAACCATCAATAAAAAATTCTTCGCCTTACCAATAGATATGGCAATGAATGATCCCAACGTTGGTAATTACTTGGGAGCTGACGTGTATAATAGAGCCCATTTGCAACATAAAATCAACGAAAATTGGAAACTGAATGCCCAAACCGCCTATATGACTACCGATTGGGACGGAATGAGTTTGTATGTAAATAGCCTTTCCCCAACCAAAGACACCATTTATAGAACGGTTTCAAAGAGTGACTGGTTTGGAAAACTCTTCAATACGCAACTCTTTTTGGACGGTAAATTCAATACTGGGAAAAAATTGGAACACAAAGTCCTAATTGGATTGGATTATGGAAGTGGTTCCGAAGGGAGTACCTACGGAGGCGATTACAGTAACGCAAAAAGATTGCAATTATCTATCAATAATCCGACGTATTATGTATCAAAAGATAGTTTAAGATACATCCCTGCAGATAATGTTGGCAGTTGGATGTCCACCAACAAATGGCAAGCAATCTACGTGCAAGACCACTTAAAAATAGCCGAAAAATTTATTATTACCCTTGCAGGACGCTATACAAAATTGATTACCGGACAGGACTACAATACAGCCGAAGACCCCGAATATGAAATTGCAACCAACAAGTTTACACCAAGATTTGGATTGACATATTTGCTATCAGATAAAATATCTTTTTTCGGACTTTATGACGAAAGTTTTCTGCCCCAACGTGGTGCTGTTTATGGTGCAGGACGACTCAAACCGCTAACAGGTAGCAACACCGAATTTGGTATCAAAGGATTATTCCTAAACAAGCAACTCGTTTTAAACGCTTCTTTTTATAATATCAAGAAAAATGATGTGGGTATTTCTGATCCAATTCACGATTCTTTCTATTTACAAACAGGACAAGTAACTAGTACAGGAGTAGAGTTTGACATTGTTGGACAGATTACTCAAAATCTATCTATTAATGCCAATTATTCTTTTACAAATGCTAGAGTTACAAAAGATAGTAATCCCAATCTAATTGGTATTGAAAATAGAGGAACACCTGACCAAACTTTTAATAGTTTTATAAAATACAAAATCAATGAAGGCGTTTTTAATGGTTTAGGATTTGGATTTGGTTCGCAATATATGGGAAAAAGAAGTGCCGTCTATACAGGATGGGGAGACGAATTTGGTAACAAATACCTACCAACCTATACTATTTTTGACGCATCCGTTTCTTACACCTACAAAAAATGGAATATCGGATTCAATCTATATAACTTAACCAACAAAAAATATGTAAGTTCCGGTTATTACAATCCAGATGCAGATGAATTTATTTTTGCACCAGGTTCTCCTATTAATTTTAGACTGCAAACTGCGGTGAGATTTTAG
- a CDS encoding MFS transporter, with protein MKDKFYPVFLSCTFLGALGEYMALTTLSWYLLETYSAVAIMGQVLSFRVFPRFFMGFIGGYWADIYDRKKMILLVYAGIMFMSLLQTILVTTISKPHWLLLAMTLFMRSIFDGAEPSIRNAILPDLVKKEAITKAVGLYATGLNLAAILAPILASFMMFKWDIKYVFWIDLCFQIPSFIVLFFVPKIKNIKSENQKTSIIKSYKEVIHFVYQSPILLNCVKTSILMMFLLFPFGAMLSIYVKEGLNLGVKEFGIISGIESGGAVLAGIFLSKIFGSSDKKIIRWHLLALLSGFILIAFYFKLPQLLFYFLIFLFGFLTQSFRSMSRIIFQKKAPDLIRGKLMSVIIADSGFVSLGLLLFTQLATKTDIFLTTLIMGILICSIMLVKILKSQKLATE; from the coding sequence ATGAAAGATAAATTTTATCCAGTTTTTTTATCCTGTACTTTTTTAGGTGCTTTGGGAGAGTATATGGCACTTACTACTTTAAGTTGGTATTTGTTAGAAACCTATTCTGCCGTAGCAATAATGGGTCAAGTGCTTTCTTTTCGAGTTTTTCCTCGTTTTTTTATGGGGTTTATAGGTGGTTATTGGGCAGACATTTATGATAGAAAAAAAATGATTCTACTGGTTTACGCAGGAATCATGTTTATGTCTTTGCTCCAAACTATCTTGGTTACTACAATTTCAAAACCACATTGGCTCCTACTGGCAATGACACTCTTTATGCGAAGCATATTTGATGGAGCAGAGCCAAGTATTCGAAATGCAATTTTACCCGATTTAGTTAAAAAAGAAGCCATTACAAAGGCGGTCGGATTGTATGCCACTGGATTGAATTTGGCCGCTATTTTAGCTCCCATATTAGCATCGTTTATGATGTTTAAATGGGATATTAAATATGTTTTTTGGATTGATCTATGTTTTCAAATCCCTTCGTTTATAGTACTCTTCTTTGTTCCGAAGATTAAGAATATTAAATCAGAAAATCAAAAAACATCAATTATAAAGTCATACAAAGAAGTGATTCATTTTGTATATCAATCGCCTATTCTTCTAAATTGTGTAAAAACAAGCATTCTAATGATGTTTTTACTTTTCCCATTTGGTGCAATGCTGTCTATATATGTAAAGGAGGGGTTGAACTTGGGAGTGAAAGAATTTGGAATTATTTCTGGAATTGAATCCGGAGGGGCTGTTTTGGCTGGGATTTTTTTATCAAAAATATTTGGAAGTTCCGATAAAAAAATAATCCGATGGCATCTATTGGCATTACTCTCGGGATTTATTCTGATTGCTTTTTACTTTAAACTGCCTCAGTTACTTTTTTATTTTTTAATTTTCCTTTTTGGATTTCTTACGCAATCATTTAGAAGTATGAGTCGAATTATTTTTCAAAAAAAAGCTCCAGATTTAATACGAGGAAAACTAATGTCTGTTATTATTGCCGATAGTGGTTTTGTTTCCTTGGGTTTGCTACTTTTTACTCAGTTAGCAACTAAAACAGATATTTTTTTAACAACACTTATAATGGGTATTTTAATTTGCTCAATTATGCTAGTTAAAATTTTAAAATCACAAAAGTTGGCCACCGAATAA
- a CDS encoding IucA/IucC family siderophore biosynthesis protein, with product MQVKSTSLLAEKEIIKRLVKSLINESNDLNDSVFWKDLRTNINYYKIPNTQNLLLVSLNYSDQIETNNKPVVEIDSDGNFKDISFEKLLSFILDLWNVPKEKREVIENEVNNSYENMKAVFDWENENVEQILAEINSISGCYTCQERNNGLCVSESLPFKGHPIHVCTKTKVGLSSEELLKYCPEFFTNVPLYLLAVSSDYVEQYGDDSSWVTFLEKELAIDINSNKIFIPVHPWHFEHVIKKEFKKELESGIMQVIEQQIYSMPTLSFRTLALCSKYENNLGMHVKVPVGIQATSVFRLLSKRDIYNGIIFSEKLEKLSHQLTSVNNQLGVIVPDLYGVHFKENIEKTNKQGPLLSFMLRENPVLMSQPYEKLIVASSLIHKTPIVNKPLLVQFHQISKVDIKLYVFELFKVFIYLPLEIFLKFGIAIDSHGQNCIIKFNAKGMPISLIYRDLGSVQVVDGAPFAIENKNLLIDAHKTILPFQDCIDEFFHSLYYNLIGSFIEVISCHYKIHSSELWEIAKQVSIEITDSIECEKDFKIQFYNALLSKTMPVKSLLRMRLEDKTIFSRIPNPLLA from the coding sequence ATGCAAGTAAAATCAACATCCTTATTGGCTGAAAAGGAAATTATAAAACGGTTAGTAAAATCGCTAATTAACGAGAGTAACGACCTTAATGACAGTGTTTTTTGGAAAGATTTAAGAACAAACATTAATTACTACAAAATTCCAAACACCCAAAATTTATTGTTGGTTTCTTTAAATTATTCAGATCAAATAGAAACGAATAATAAACCCGTAGTGGAAATTGATTCCGATGGTAATTTTAAAGATATTTCTTTTGAAAAACTTTTAAGTTTCATTTTAGACCTTTGGAATGTACCCAAAGAGAAAAGGGAAGTTATTGAGAATGAAGTGAATAATTCGTATGAAAATATGAAAGCCGTTTTTGATTGGGAAAATGAAAATGTTGAGCAAATTTTAGCCGAAATTAATTCTATTTCAGGATGCTATACCTGTCAGGAACGAAACAACGGACTTTGCGTTTCGGAATCATTACCTTTTAAGGGGCATCCGATTCATGTTTGCACAAAAACAAAAGTTGGATTATCCTCAGAAGAATTATTAAAATACTGCCCCGAATTTTTTACAAATGTGCCTTTATACTTATTAGCGGTGTCATCAGACTATGTTGAACAATATGGAGATGATTCCTCTTGGGTAACATTCTTAGAAAAAGAATTAGCCATTGATATAAATTCAAATAAAATTTTCATACCAGTTCATCCCTGGCATTTTGAACACGTTATTAAAAAAGAATTTAAAAAGGAACTTGAAAGTGGAATAATGCAAGTTATTGAGCAACAAATCTATTCCATGCCAACACTATCATTCAGAACTCTTGCCTTATGTTCTAAATATGAAAATAATTTGGGAATGCATGTAAAAGTTCCAGTAGGCATCCAAGCAACCAGCGTGTTTCGATTGTTATCAAAAAGGGATATTTATAATGGAATCATTTTTTCTGAAAAATTAGAAAAGCTTTCCCATCAACTAACTTCAGTTAACAATCAATTAGGTGTAATAGTTCCTGATTTATATGGGGTTCATTTTAAAGAAAATATTGAAAAGACAAATAAACAAGGTCCTCTTCTTTCTTTTATGTTAAGAGAAAACCCTGTTTTAATGTCACAACCTTACGAAAAATTAATAGTTGCCTCGTCACTAATTCATAAAACGCCAATAGTAAACAAACCGCTGTTAGTTCAATTTCATCAAATTTCAAAAGTTGACATAAAACTTTATGTATTTGAATTATTTAAGGTTTTTATATACCTCCCATTAGAAATTTTTTTAAAGTTCGGTATTGCTATCGATTCTCACGGACAAAATTGTATCATAAAATTTAATGCTAAAGGGATGCCAATCTCTTTAATATACCGCGATTTAGGAAGTGTTCAAGTAGTTGATGGAGCTCCATTTGCAATTGAGAATAAAAACCTTTTAATAGATGCTCATAAAACTATTTTGCCTTTTCAGGATTGTATTGATGAGTTTTTTCATTCACTGTATTATAATCTTATCGGAAGTTTTATTGAAGTGATCAGCTGTCATTATAAAATTCATTCTTCTGAATTGTGGGAAATCGCAAAACAAGTTTCGATAGAAATAACGGATAGCATAGAATGTGAAAAAGATTTTAAAATCCAATTTTATAACGCTTTATTGTCAAAAACAATGCCTGTAAAATCATTATTAAGAATGCGATTAGAAGATAAAACGATATTTTCCCGAATTCCAAACCCTTTGCTGGCTTAA
- a CDS encoding TonB-dependent siderophore receptor: MENKSFFTILFLFLIVVTYSQEKISITGKVTTSDGIAAKQIKLVIDELKAETQSDEYGQYRFTDISFKQELKMSLYANGILVHTEAIKVNSGQNEINFTLVNKVTELNEIVIKGIAFNRFIGTESQDVAKIPLKNTENPQVYSVIPKEIIKSQMLIDNKDVVNNAAGVVAFNNPTGAVTAWIRGFETRNAVRNGMATQFRAETDPINIERVEVIKGPSGTLYGANAVSFGGLINKVTKTPNDVPKSELAVYTGSYGLLRFTLDANKPLNEDKTALFRINASHSDQDSFQDIGYAKNTTIAPSFLYKINDRFEVLAEAELATITRTQQPYPFFTSGVTFTNFKDMPIDYKKYIGGNDVDSKTNIANLFLKATYKISDTWTSSTNINSSKGYVDYSYQLYPRWIDDHTIVRNVGLYSARKLSYLQFQQNFNADFKIGSIRNRLLVGADYTQNKTQLNFTWAEYDQIDLNTDFAPIIKAKIDGILATKNAGHWANTQSSISGYLSDVINFTPRLSVLLSARIDHFINDPSIESNVKVKDDFEQTFLSPKIGMVYEIVKDNVFVFGNYMNGFINQAPVDQPDGSQFRLSPKEANQKEAGVKTEFFNKTVSATLSVYEIKINNATWVDDLGFTKQNGEQKSKGFEFEVASQLTNNFTLIGGIGYNENKFISGEASLIDKRVAGAPKNTYNLWVDYKPKEGFAKNLRFGFGGNHVSDVFWNASNTMTIPSYTVINSAVTYEKGLWGFGVKLNNLSNQKFWNSDAQPQALRNVVCAMSFKF; the protein is encoded by the coding sequence ATGGAAAATAAATCATTTTTTACAATTCTATTTCTATTCCTCATTGTGGTCACCTATTCTCAGGAAAAAATTTCAATAACAGGAAAAGTAACCACTTCTGACGGTATAGCTGCAAAACAAATTAAACTCGTGATAGATGAACTAAAAGCAGAAACGCAATCAGACGAATATGGGCAGTATCGTTTTACTGATATTTCATTTAAACAAGAACTCAAAATGAGTTTGTACGCCAATGGAATATTAGTGCATACTGAAGCAATAAAAGTAAATTCTGGTCAAAATGAAATTAATTTTACTCTTGTAAATAAAGTGACCGAATTGAATGAGATTGTGATAAAAGGAATCGCATTCAATCGATTTATAGGAACAGAAAGTCAGGATGTAGCAAAGATTCCGTTAAAGAACACAGAAAATCCACAAGTTTATAGTGTTATCCCTAAAGAGATTATAAAATCACAAATGTTGATTGATAACAAAGATGTGGTGAACAATGCTGCTGGTGTAGTTGCATTTAATAATCCTACAGGTGCGGTAACGGCTTGGATTAGGGGGTTTGAAACCAGAAATGCGGTTAGAAACGGAATGGCAACCCAGTTTAGAGCCGAAACTGATCCGATTAATATTGAAAGAGTTGAAGTAATTAAAGGTCCATCGGGGACATTATATGGTGCTAATGCCGTTTCTTTTGGAGGATTAATCAATAAAGTTACCAAAACTCCAAATGATGTTCCAAAGAGTGAACTTGCTGTTTATACCGGAAGTTATGGGTTGCTTCGATTTACTTTGGATGCAAATAAACCACTTAATGAGGATAAAACAGCATTATTCAGAATCAATGCTTCCCACAGCGATCAAGATAGTTTTCAAGACATCGGATATGCAAAAAACACTACAATAGCTCCCAGTTTTTTGTATAAAATAAACGACAGATTTGAGGTGCTTGCAGAAGCAGAATTGGCAACCATTACAAGAACGCAACAACCTTATCCGTTTTTTACTTCGGGTGTTACTTTTACCAACTTCAAAGACATGCCAATTGACTATAAAAAATATATTGGAGGAAACGATGTGGACTCTAAAACCAATATTGCCAATTTGTTTTTAAAAGCAACGTATAAAATTTCAGATACTTGGACTTCTTCTACAAATATTAATTCGAGTAAAGGCTATGTCGATTATAGTTATCAGCTGTATCCGAGATGGATTGATGACCATACAATTGTTAGAAATGTAGGGTTGTATAGTGCTCGTAAACTGTCGTATTTGCAATTTCAACAAAATTTTAATGCCGACTTCAAAATTGGTTCTATAAGAAACCGATTGTTAGTAGGTGCAGATTATACTCAAAATAAAACCCAGTTAAATTTTACATGGGCCGAGTATGACCAAATCGATTTGAATACCGATTTTGCACCAATCATAAAAGCTAAAATTGATGGAATTCTTGCCACAAAAAATGCCGGGCATTGGGCTAATACACAATCCAGTATCAGTGGTTATTTATCTGACGTGATTAATTTTACACCTAGACTTTCTGTATTGTTAAGCGCACGTATAGACCATTTTATTAACGATCCCAGCATAGAAAGCAATGTTAAGGTTAAAGATGATTTTGAACAAACCTTTTTATCTCCTAAAATAGGAATGGTATATGAAATAGTAAAAGATAATGTTTTTGTGTTTGGTAATTATATGAACGGATTTATAAATCAAGCTCCGGTTGACCAACCTGATGGAAGTCAGTTTCGTTTGTCACCAAAAGAAGCCAATCAGAAAGAAGCAGGTGTAAAAACTGAATTTTTCAACAAAACGGTATCAGCTACTTTAAGTGTTTATGAAATTAAAATAAATAACGCTACTTGGGTTGATGATTTAGGCTTTACAAAACAAAATGGAGAGCAAAAAAGTAAAGGGTTTGAATTTGAAGTAGCCTCACAATTAACAAATAATTTTACTCTTATAGGAGGAATTGGTTATAATGAAAACAAATTTATATCCGGCGAAGCCTCTCTTATTGACAAACGTGTGGCCGGTGCTCCAAAAAACACTTATAATTTATGGGTTGATTATAAACCTAAAGAGGGGTTTGCAAAAAATCTTAGATTCGGATTTGGAGGAAACCATGTGAGTGATGTTTTCTGGAACGCATCAAATACAATGACAATACCATCATACACCGTAATTAACAGTGCTGTTACCTATGAAAAAGGATTATGGGGCTTTGGAGTAAAATTAAATAACCTATCCAACCAAAAATTTTGGAATAGCGACGCACAACCACAAGCACTACGAAATGTTGTTTGTGCAATGTCATTTAAGTTTTAA